CATCGGCTGAACGTTCAAGATGGGGAGTGCGGTCGGCGAATTTGTCTTTCGCTAGCCGCTGAGTCCAAATGTCCGGCGGCTCGATCACGTGATCGACGGCGCTGATGATGCGGTTGGGAGGTGTCATGCGTGATTTGCGGCAAATCCTAATTTTCTAAAGGCGATACAGCGCCTGGGCGTTAGCGTAGAGCATTTTCTTTCGTTCATCGTTGGGTACGCCCGCCAGCGAGCGCTCGACGAACTTCCACGAGTCCGGATAAGTCGAAGCGATATGCGGGTAGTCCGACTCCCACATGATGTTGTCGACGCCGACCGCATGGCGCAGCTCGATGCCGGCCCGTTCGTACCAGAAATTTACGTAGACTTGTTCGCGAATCACCTCGCTCGGTTTTCGCGCCAAGCCGTGGCGCCACAACTGGCGCCGTTCCCATTCGTGATCGCATGCGGCCTGCACGCAGCTCACCGAACCGATGCCGGTTTCGGCGAAAACCCATTTCGAGCGCGGAAATTTGTCAGCGATTTGGGAGAAAATCAAATTCGGCACGATCTGCGCCGGCCATGCGGAAGTGGGCACCGTGAATGCGGCGTGCTGTTGATACGGCGTGTAGCCATCCCATTCAGGATAAGTCAGCTTGCGCGCCAGCCCCGCCGACGCGTGAAAGTGGATCGGCATGGCGAGCTCCTGGCAAACTTCCCAGAGCGGATACCAGTACGACTCGCTGATATGCGGCAGCCTCTCGACCATCAAACTTGGCAGTGCGAACATGACGACGCCGCGGTGTCCTTGATTGGCGGCGCGGGTGACTTCCTCGACGATGGTTTTCATGCCGCACAGCAGCGGGATCATCGCCAGCGAAATAAATCGCTCGCTGGCGCGGGTCAGTTCGCCGAGGGAATCGTTGTAGGCCTGCACGCAGGCGAGCTCGAATTCGGCGTCGTTGTACTGATGAAAGGAGCTTGGATCGTTGGGAAAGAGCACTTCGGCATCGATGCCGTCGGCGTCGAGCGCCTTGAGACGTTCGCTCGGGACGTAGGCCTTGGCCGGCACTTCTTGCCAGCGCTGCGGATACAAATTGCGGTTTGGGTCACCCATCACCGCCGGACAATTGCACACGCGGCGGCTGTGTAGCGCTCGGCCATTGACCACCCAACGCTCGACCTTGGCGCCGTTATTCTCGACCTCTTTGATCTGTGGAATGCGCTCGCCGAATTTGCTTTTCGACATGCGATCGAGAAATGCCCTGGGCTCGGTGACGACATGGGAGTCCGCGCTGATTAGGCCGTGGTGAATTTCCATTGCGAGGTTCGGTTAAAATGCCGGTTTCAAGTACGCTGGGTTTTTTCTCAATTGATAACTCGCAACATATTCACTCCATCTCCGCCATCGCCGTTGCCACCGCGCCGTGAAAACAGCGCTCGATGGCAAGCGACTCTTCGCCGCCGCGCAGAACCTGTTGCGCCGTCAAATCGTCAACGACGTAGTTCTGAAAAACCTGGTTGAGTAAATCCGAATGCTCCACGTCGGCGAACAGATGCACCTGCGTGCCGATGTCTTGTTGTTGCTTCTTGATGCCCAGCTCCAGTTCCTGCCGCTTTACCAACCGTTGCGTGAGTGTGCCGCCTTTGACGATCTGGTCGTTGTTGCGCCGTTCCAGGATGTGCGAGCAGGCGAGTCCTTCGATCCAGGGATTTTCTTGGGCGCAATGAAGCCAGGCGTAAAACGCCGCGCGCGCGCCGGGAATCATGTCGGACTCTTTGTGGCTGCCCAAATCGTCTTCGGTGACATGCGCCTTGCCCATGCGCGGGTCGTAAATCAGTTCGTCTTTCTCGTGTTGCCAAATGGCGCGCTTGACGTCGAGCGGCGCTTTGCACGAGACCGCGGCCCAGCAATCGCGCCGGTTGTTGCCGAAAAAAGTCATGTGCAGGTGGCGCAAGGCGAGCCGCGTCGGTGTCAGCGGCACGGTCAACAGCCGGCGAATTTCCGGCGTCTCGTACCACTGGTTGACCATCACATCTAACTGTTTAGCGACTTCGGACCATCGACTCATCGAGGTTACCTCGGCAATTGATTTTCGCAGCTGCTTGGTGCGGTGCGCAATAATGACATCGAACTATACGTCGGTGTCGAAACGGCTGTCAATCAATTGCGCAAATCGTCGAAGCGTAGTGAGAAAATCGGGCGGCTCAATTTGCCATTTAGCACTGCCGGTCTTTTGGGATCGAGGCCGCCCGTCCCGTCAGTGCGATGATCCAGTGAAAGCGCCCGGCTGAGAAGTTCGTGTGAGATTTACATGAAAGTCAGAGTTTTTCGTTGCTGAGCGATTCTAGATTCAACTACGCGCCTGACCCTCCCGTCAGTCGAAATAATATGAGCGCGATTCCCATAATTAGGACGAGAACAGCGATGCGATACGCATTGCCGCGCGCTGTCGGCTCCGCCCACTGTAGAGCCGCGGCCAGGTCATCGTGGAAGCTGGCTTTGGCAAAATCGTAGACGTAGACGTTTTGCCAATGGAAGCAGCTGACTGGTTTGGCGAAGTTTATGTTTTCGCGGCGCGTCTTTGCCGGAACCTCGTTGGCTTTGTAGATGCAGGTATTGAACTCAAGCGCGACGTTTCTGACGGCGGTTTCGCTAACGAAGGCGCCAGCGGGGTAATCGGCCATGTATACCACTGGCAGTTTTGGTTTTTCGGCGCCGTAGTATTTCTCGGTTCGGTTGTCGTAGGAGTCGGGCCGGTTCCATCTAATTAAATAAAATCTGCCATACTCCGGATCGCTGTTGTAAACCGGATCGTTGTCTTGAGAATCGATGACCCAATGGCGAAAGCAAAAAGGCATGGGCTCGCCGAAGCTGGCGACGGTGTCGCTGACGCTCCGATGGATCTCGCCTCGAGGATTTTGTGTGCTGTCAAAAACGTAGCCTTTTTTGAATTGGACGATGGCGTATTTCTCCAACGCTGCCACGGTGGCGGTTTCGTATTCCATGATCACGCCGTTGGCGTAGGTCGGATGATTGGGATTGTCGCTGAACCAAATCTCGTTGACCACTTTGGTGAGTGTAAATCTTTTGAGATCGCAGCTGTCGGTCGATGCGCAATCGGCATTGAAAAATTCCTGTTTGCTCTCGGCGCGCTTGTGCACATGACCTTTGCCGGTGAAGTCGGCATGAGAAACTGCCGCTAGGAAAAAGCTCGCCAGGATGAATGAAAAGCAGAAATAGATTTTCACTTGATTAGGAAGTTAACGAATTCGAAACTTCCCTGTCAACGACCGTAGCGAAAAAACAA
This genomic interval from Deltaproteobacteria bacterium contains the following:
- a CDS encoding amidohydrolase produces the protein MEIHHGLISADSHVVTEPRAFLDRMSKSKFGERIPQIKEVENNGAKVERWVVNGRALHSRRVCNCPAVMGDPNRNLYPQRWQEVPAKAYVPSERLKALDADGIDAEVLFPNDPSSFHQYNDAEFELACVQAYNDSLGELTRASERFISLAMIPLLCGMKTIVEEVTRAANQGHRGVVMFALPSLMVERLPHISESYWYPLWEVCQELAMPIHFHASAGLARKLTYPEWDGYTPYQQHAAFTVPTSAWPAQIVPNLIFSQIADKFPRSKWVFAETGIGSVSCVQAACDHEWERRQLWRHGLARKPSEVIREQVYVNFWYERAGIELRHAVGVDNIMWESDYPHIASTYPDSWKFVERSLAGVPNDERKKMLYANAQALYRL